Proteins encoded together in one Passer domesticus isolate bPasDom1 chromosome 6, bPasDom1.hap1, whole genome shotgun sequence window:
- the KIF26A gene encoding kinesin-like protein KIF26A isoform X8 — protein MVRICSSQGTHETSESMSFLKVDPRKKQITFYDPAATGPSNAGHRRGVVAVPKMFAFDAVFPQDASQAEVCSGTVAEVIQSVVNGADGCIFCFGHVKLGKSFTMIGKDNSTQSLGIIPCAISWLFKLINERKEKTGTRFSIRVSAVEISGKDENLKDLLAEVATGSLQDGQSPGVYLREDPICGTQLQNQSELRAPTAEKAAFFLDAAIAARSTSKPECEEEDRRNSHMLFTLHIYQYRMEKSGKGGMSGGRSRLHLIDLGSCEKVLSKSRDGGGSLCLSLSALGNVILALINGAKHVPYKDNKLTMLLRESLGNINCRTTMIAHISDSPANYAETLTTVQLASRIHRMRKKKSKYASSSSGGESSCEEGHVRRPPHLRPFHPRTVALDPDLPVLNISSDPDYSSSSEQSCDTVIYVGPNGAALSDRELTDNEGPPEFVPIIPSLNKKRNKDNSAVSRSSDKDHFKCNTFAELQERLECIDGSEEPMKFACGEISVGSNCSPVPGSTENAQSKLIKEKVSSPSGGLKKPILQETASPKKGYNLPFQSVAPRGSNGNCQENSTSHLKAELSKLQSRADNKIIDSVLEGERETITDSLQTPRCSPLRNPEQNKATAECVTKEKSLYMKRPLPSPAPPPPQQREHSPSSKAENLEPDNSNAVRTPPVGMSKQMGNKPEQNPLGGSTFLVGSNTQSQSGAIEVHSFRSAFRGKCFDRDILTTTVTLQQPVELNGEDELVFTVVEELSISGIMDNGRPSSIISFNSDCSLQALASGSRPVSIISSINDEFDAYTSQETSTGVNIDIVVPFAKDPFTSSRRSSISSWLSEVSICTIESDGAQSSDSFVAQSSYNCNKSEEPFNLDSSHLCVPLKSALNDSGFCFSELESESLSSSKLSSGISKSSQTSETTKASQIKSAFCVTDQPVKIKFSNSRDAPVIETIHSSLPRKTKTTSSPIHNNTVLSYKELQNPHGIFEDPWLLRTDYHLEAKPAESLLSPKSHTFGTEKQPEKAAQGFGTESRPTKSQTMLGCSQRVVDGCEMACKSSSGAAKKSEIAMKMPQLKRGATTLGVTPVSHANSTLPECVIRGNSDAPLATGSLKSSLGKKNAPQKSTMLPRPGGPTPPTPPVRKSSLEQKPVGLGNGGGKASGLDFARAATPKAEDEADLRLKAGSYFSESASYKMNLKGDHSLPKMTSSLKVKASKSESVHRYGSHMSLERCDSLTSVGSKASMVRDSGSTGSSRAGRSVPRLGVPPVASSMGLPLPFTAPAPGKNNQGKPTANQKVQANGNKNRGLSASGSKSLSSSVKSLAQPAGKGAGMAPAGKAAPRSVQPVSGKPGRGTIMGTKQAMRAANSRVNELVSGGSAKAGHFRGSTDSDSGNDSGINLSDEKSQMPVLPSPYSKITAPRRPQRYSSGHGSDNSSVLSGELPPAMGRTALFYHSGGSSGYESMIRDSEATGSASSAHDSMSESGMSSPGRMRSLKSPKKRSTGLQRRRLIPAPLPDAASLGRKPSVTGQWVDLPPLPGTLKEPFEIKVYEIDDVERLQRHRQEETEPFQDVEKGLMYFHTKLKILERRQQRIREIKAKHEFLKEELEETKCRLMMDPNKWKEDFEVDPDLDKESQEYLEALEQVTEELEQCVNLCKSHIMIVTCFDIGISDAQDGVREVEV, from the exons ATGGTAAGGATTTGTTCCTCTCAAGGGACACACGAAACGTCTGaatccatgtccttcctaaaggTAGACCCACgaaaaaaacaaatcacattTTATGATCCAGCAGCAACTGGGCCTTCCAATGCAGGTCACAGAAGAGGTGTTGTTGCTGTCCCAAAGATGTTTGCCTTTGATGCAGTTTTCCCCCAGGATGCTTCACAG GCTGAGGTATGCTCTGGAACAGTAGCAGAAGTAATCCAGTCTGTTGTGAATGGTGCAGATGGTTGCATATTTTGCTTTGGTCATGTCAAGCTTG GAAAATCTTTTACCATGATTGGGAAAGATAActccacacaaagccttggtaTCATCCCCTGTGCAATTTCTTGGCTCTTCAAATTGATCAATGAACGTAAAGAAAAAACTGGAACTCGTTTCTCTATTAGAGTATCTGCTGTAGAGATCAGTGGCAAAGATGAAAACCTTAAGGATTTGTTAGCTGAAGTAGCCACTGGCAGCCTTCAGGATGGCCAGTCTCCTGGGGTTTATCTGAGAGAAGATCCAATATGTGGAACCCAG CTTCAAAACCAAAGTGAGCTAAGGGCCCCAACAGCAGAGAAAGCTGCCTTTTTCCTTGATGCTGCAATTGCTGCCAGAAGCACCAGCAAGCCTGAATGTGAGGAGGAAGATAGGAGGAATTCACACATGCTCTTTACTCTTCACATATACCAGTATCGCATGGAGAAGAGTGGCAAAGGAGGAA TGTCTGGAGGACGCAGTCGCCTGCATCTCATTGATCTGGGGAGCTGTGAAAAAGTGCTGAGCAAGAGCCGAGATGGAGGAGGCTCTCTGTGTCTGTCTCTCTCTGCCCTGGGCAACGTAATTTTGGCCTTAATTAATGGTGCTAAGCATGTGCCATATAA GGACAACAAGTTGACAATGTTGTTGAGGGAATCACTTGGAAACATCAACTGCAGGACTACTATGATTGCACACATTTCTGACTCCCCAGCCAATTATGCAGAGACTCTCACAACTGTTCAGCTCGCATCACGAATACACCGCATGAGAAAGAAGAAATCCAAG TATGCATCCAGCTCGTCTGGAGGAGAGAGTTCATGTGAGGAAGGACATGTCCGGAGACCGCCCCATTTGCGACCATTCCACCCTCGAACTGTTGCTCTTGACCCTGACCTTCCTGTCCTGAATATATCCAGTGATCCTGATTATTCCTCCAGCAGTGAACAGTCTTGTGATACTGTCATCTATGTTGGTCCCAATGGTGCAGCTTTGTCTGACAGGGAATTGACAGATAATGAAGGTCCACCAGAGTTTgttcccattatcccatccctaaataagaagagaaataaagatAATTCTGCTGTTAGTAGGAGTTCTGACAAGGACCATTTCAAATGCAACACTTTTGCTGAACTGCAGGAAAGGTTAGAGTGCATTGATGGAAGTGAGGAACCCATGAAATTTGCTTGTGGAGAAATCTCTGTAGGGTCCAATTGTAGTCCTGTTCCTGGAAGTACAGAAAATGCACAGTCTAAGTTGATAAAGGAAAAAGTATCCTCTCCTTCTGGAGGACTTAAGAAACCGATTCTGCAAGAAACTGCATCTCCCAAAAAAGGATATAACcttcctttccagtctgttgcACCAAGGGGTAGCAATGGCAACTGTCAAGAAAATAGCACATCTCACTTGAAAGCAGAGCTTTccaagctgcagagcagagctgacaaCAAAATAATAGACTCTGTCCtagagggggagagagagacaaTCACTGATTCCCTGCAGACTCCAAGGTGTAGCCCTTTGAGGAATCCAGAGCAGAATAAGGCCACAGCTGAGTGTGTCACTAAGGAAAAGTCCTTGTACATGAAGAGACCCTTGCCAAGCCCAGCGCCTCCCCCTCCACAGCAGAGAGAACACTCCCCAAGCTCCAAAGCTGAGAATTTGGAGCCTGACAACAGCAATGCAGTTCGGACTCCTCCTGTGGGAATGAGCAAACAGATGGGAAACAAACCTGAGCAAAACCCTTTAGGAGGAAGCACATTCCTTGTTGGTAGCAACACGCAGAGTCAGTCGGGTGCGATAGAGGTACACAGCTTCAGGTCAGCATTCAGAGGGAAGTGTTTTGATCGGGATATACTGACCACTACAGTGACTTTGCAGCAGCCTGTTGAGCTGAATGGAGAGGATGAGCTTGTTTTCACAGTGGTGGAAGAGCTCTCTATTAGTGGAATTATGGATAATGGGAGACCTTCCAGTATCATTAGCTTTAACAGTGACTGCTCCCTTCAGGCCCTTGCATCGGGTTCGAGGCCGGTCAGTATTATCAGCAGCATAAATGATGAGTTTGATGCTTATACCTCACAGGAGACTTCTACTGGTGTAAATATTGATattgttgtgccctttgctaaGGATCCCTTTACCAGCAGCAGACGTTCCTCCATCAGTTCATGGCTTAGTGAAGTCAGCATTTGTACAATTGAAAGTGATGGAGCCCAGTCTAGTGACAGTTTTGTCGCACAGTCATCTTACAACTGTAATAAGTCTGAGGAACCCTTCAACTTGGACTCATCCCATTTATGTGTCCCCCTGAAAAGTGCTCTGAATGACAGTGGATTTTGCTTCTCTGAGCTGGAGAGTGAGAGCTTGAGTTCCAGCAAGCTTTCCTCAGGCATCAGTAAAAGCTCTCAAACCTCTGAAACTACCAAAGCATCTCAGATAAAAAGTGCTTTTTGTGTCACTGATCAGCCAGTAAAAATCAAATTTAGTAATTCTCGTGATGCGCCTGTGATAGAAACAATACATTCTAGTCTTCCTAGGAAAACAAAAACTACCTCTTCTCCAATCCACAATAATACTGTCCTCAGCTATAAAGAGCTGCAGAATCCGCATGGTATATTTGAAGATCCTTGGCTGTTACGCACCGATTATCACTTGGAAGCAAAACCTGCAGAGTCACTTCTGTCTCCAAAATCTCACACGTTTGGTACTGAGAAGCAGCCAGAAAAAGCTGCCCAGGGTTTTGGCACAGAGTCCAGGCCAACAAAGTCACAGACTATGCTTGGCTGTTCACAGAGGGTTGTGGATGGTTGTGAAATGGCCTGCAAATCCTCCAGCGGAGCTGCCAAGAAGTCAGAAATTGCGATGAAGATGCCACAGCTGAAGAGAGGAGCCACCACACTGGGAGTGACGCCAGTGTCACACGCTAACAGTACTTTGCCGGAGTGTGTGATCCGAGGGAATTCGGATGCTCCTCTGGCCACTGGCAGCTTGAAATCATCCCTGGGAAAGAAGAACGCACCACAGAAATCAACCATGTTGCCCAGGCCAGGTGGGCCAACACCTCCAACACCTCCAGTACGTAAATCGAGCCTGGAGCAGAAACCTGTTGGTCTGGGCAATGGTGGGGGGAAAGCCTCTGGCCTGGACTTTGCCAGAGCTGCCACACCAAAGGCTGAAGACGAAGCAGATTTGCGGTTGAAAGCTGGCTCTTACTTTAGTGAAAGTGCCAGCTACAAAATGAACTTGAAGGGTGACCACTCTTTGCCCAAGATGACGTCCAGCTTAAAGGTGAAGGCGTCAAAGAGTGAAAGTGTGCACCGATACGGGAGCCACATGTCTCTGGAGAGGTGTGACAGCCTGACATCAGTTGGATCCAAAGCAAGCATGGTGAGGGACAGCgggagcactggcagcagccGTGCAGGGCgctctgtccccaggctgggggtCCCTCCTGTTGCTTCCAGTATGGGCTTACCGCTGCCCTTCACTGCTCCTGCACCTGGTAAAAACAACCAGGGAAAACCCACAGCTAACCAGAAGGTGCAAGCCAATGGGAATAAAAACCGGGGCCTCTCTGCCAGTGGGTCAAAGTCTCTCAGCTCCTCTGTgaagtccctggcacagcctgcagggaaggGCGCTGGCATGGCccctgctgggaaggcagcCCCCCGTTCTGTGCAGCCTGTCAGCGGCAAACCCGGCCGCGGGACCATCATGGGCACCAAGCAGGCCATGAGGGCGGCCAACAGCCGCGTGAACGAGCTGGTGTCGGGCGGCTCTGCCAAGGCAGGACACTTCCGAGGCTCCACCGACTCTGACAGCGGCAATGACAGCGGCATCAACCTCAGCGACGAGAAGTCACAGATGCCGGTGCTGCCGTCGCCCTACAGCAAGATCACGGCCCCGCGGCGGCCGCAGCGCTACAGCAGCGGGCATGGCAGTGACAACAGCAGCGTCCTGAGCGGGGAGCTGCCgccagccatgggcaggacGGCTCTCTTCTACCACAGCGGGGGCAGCAGCGGCTACGAGAGCATGATTCGGGACAGCGAGGCCACCGGCAGTGCCTCCTCGGCACACGACTCCATGAGCGAGAGCGGGATGTCCTCGCCGGGTCGGATGAGGAGCCTTAAATCCCCCAAGAAACGGTCAACAG GTCTCCAGCGGCGCAGACTGATTCCTGCACCATTGCCAGATGCTGCCTCCTTAGGAAGAAAACCCAGTGTCACTGGCCAATGGGTTGATCTACCACCTTTGCCAGGCACTTTGAAAGAGCCATTTGAAATTAAAGTTTATGAGATTGATGATGTGGAACGATTACAGCGACACAGACAAGAGGAAACTGAG CCTTTCCAGGATGTTGAGAAG GGTCTGATGTATTTCCATACCAAGCTGAAGATACTAGAGAGGCGCCAGCAGCGAATCAGGGAAATAAAGGCAAAGCACGAATTTCTGAAGGAAGAGTTAGAAGAGACAAAGTGCAGGTTGATGATGGATCCAAACAAGTGGAAGGAAGATT TTGAAGTGGATCCTGATCTGGATAAGGAGTCACAGGAGTACCTggaggcactggaacaagtgacagaggagctggagcagtgtgTTAATCTGTGCAAGTCACACATCATGATAGTGACGTGCTTTGATATCGGGATCAGCGATGCGCAGGACGGAGTGCGGGAGGTGGAGGTTTGA